The sequence ACTGTCATGGGCCTGCTGGCTCTGCTAGGTGCCTTTCTCTTTACTGGAAAAATAGAGAGTAAATGTGCTAAAGTTTCTCTTTGTACCAGCAAAGCTCAGGTCTCCAGGATGCTGCAGTTTCAAACCTCCTATTTAAAGCACCCTGTTGCCTCTCCTGTGTGTGATTCCTCTGTAAGGAGAGACCCAGGTCCTGGCTCAGGTTTTGAACTCAGCAGGAACCAACAACGGTACGGTGGGGGTCCTCGCCAGCAGCCACAGTCCCGTAACACCGGGCGGCTCGGACAGCTGGCAGGCAGCCGTGCTGATCTACAACAGTGACGACAACGACACCTCCAGCACTACCGATGACGTCAGCGTCTCAGTGAAAGGACTGATGGCACAAAAGGGTGCGTTTAACAAAATGCTGTTGGATCCCTACCTTTCTGTTATTTTAGGAGAAAAGATGATTCcgtttttacataaaataatacCAGGGCCAACAGGCCTTTATCTCAGGAAGTGAGTGGTTCAGTTCAGTCCTtcctgttctctgtgtgtgtgtgtctgcaatcCAGGTCTTGTGTATGTCACATATTACATGGACAACAATGTAACCAGCCCGTATCAGCTGTGGCGGAGCATGGGCAGCCCCGACTACCCCACAGCACAACAGTTCAGACGCCTCAGGAGTGTGCAGGTAAACAGCAAGACAGAACAATGTTGTTAGAATTTACATTATATAGTTTTGCTTATGTAACGCCATCTGAAAAAAAAGTAcctcttggaaaaaaaaacctgtggaTGGcagtagaaataaaattaattactttattCTAGTTTTAAATTTAGATACAAAATTAAATAAccattagttttgttttttcattttaaatgaatcagGCCACTGTGTGAATTATTTGCTTGCCATAGTCATTTGCCTTGCAAGTTGAGCTTAAATCAGCCTGAATTACATACGTTATTTGTCAGATAAAGTTCTTTTTTAATATCAGTCATGAAAAGGTGAACCTCCTATCGAACAGTAAAATGACTTTAGGATGAGCTCAATATGTGTTATTACGTCACAGCCATTGTACACTGACTATGAAACATGCATTAAATAGTGTAAATACTGAGACGACAGGTTTTGAGACAACGTGTATTTCTGGATGAAGATCTTGAAGCTGATTCGTTTGACTTATTAtggctcttcctcctcctcctcctcctcctcctcctcctcctcctctttgagaCATGCTTTGACCCACTGATGATGTGTCATTGTGTCAGGACCCTCATGTTGATGGACCGTGGGAAATTCCTGCTGGAGACGCACTGACTCTGAAAGCCAAACTGTCTGTGCCCTCGGTCCTCCTCGTCCATGTTTGTGCCCGGCCCAAAGCGGAGCCAGACCAGGTCAGTACTGACACACGACAACAACGCCAAGTGGAAATAACTTTGATTGTTCTCCTTGTTTGCATCTGCCTCATAGTCCACCTTGGAGATTCTCATAAGTTTTATATATTTCCAACGGTGCATCGGTTAAATCCATAGACTGTATGTAAGAAGTGCATGTAGCATGTAGCCACTGGTTTGTTGACCACCATTTTGGAGCCTGGAGTGACGACCGTTCCATAAATAAGATGGTCCCACCCTAAAGAATACCCTGCTttctggtctattttcctctaaatgggaccatcatttacaaaacaaacttCATGTTGTATTAAGAcgacttgaaactagcgattgagaccataaattcattaggaaagtgtttacgGAGGTTCTAAAGCAAATGAGTAGTAGGTTAatttttctcatagacttccatacaatctgacttctttttggagccaatagagtcgccccctgcttACCATTAGAAAGAACGTAGGGTCTAGAAACTcccacattggcttcacttttcagaaaaTCAACTCTCAACTGTATTTGGCCTCTGATCAGGTCAATGGATTACGCTTCATCAGGATCACCAAAGGCCAAGTCCTGATTGTCTGGTCAGACCACTGTGTTGATTCCAAGTAGGTACACGTgattatgtctttatttttgcatttgcCACTgcaagaaatgaaaatgaaagggaAATTAGGTACAGATTTATTTATACACTATTTTATCCATTGTATTTAGAATGCAGCAGTACAGTAGAGTTAATCCTGAGTGAATATGTAATATGCATGACCCAAGAATGACACagcactcattcattcatcttaaTTTCTTCATTTGCAGATGCATTAAGACATTCGAAGTGGAATTCTCCACAGACAAGAAATTCAACAGAGTTAATACTCAAGACACCATTTTTACTTCATATGTTTATTCACCTGGTAAGAATGTACATTTAAGGACTCTTAAGTAATTGCAATGAGTAACAAAGTTCAAGCTGTATATTGGCTTTGTGACCTCCAGCCATAGAAATAATACCAGAtactgtgttgtgttctgtaGTGGACCAGGAGGTCAGCGGTCTGTACAGAGTACGAGCTGTGGACTACTGGGGAAGGCCTGGGCCGGACTCTCTGCCACAGAAGTATTCAGATGAGCACTAGACCAAGGTCAAGTCTGGTAGcgttctttttttattttgttttgtacaagataaacacattttatggaGATCAATGCACTGattatgtcattttttattaatgaaGTGCTGTTTCATCCACCCAATCACATTATAtgcatacatttattatttatactcGTGCTCTATTTGACAGTAATTAAAAAGACCTAATCCAACAATGTGTCACTCGGTCTCTAAATACTTCCAAAGACCTAGAATAGCAAACAatcatttagtttcatttttgaaaaaggCTAAATAAGGCACTGTGCTTTACTCAAACAGATGTAAGTGGCACATttattggggactatttttTTGTGGTGGATGAATGCACATttgatgttttagttttttgaacttttgaaCCATAATAAAATATGTCAGGTTTTAGAGACACAAGCAATATTTAGTGGATCAGTTCATTTTGGcctccttgtgtgtgttgacCGTAAGAAAATATACAATGTAATTCAACTTATCCTTTAATATATTTACATCTGAATTGACCAGCTGTGTCATATTCTATGCTTGTTGTGCAGTTGcatataatgaaaaatacatgcCACTGGGCAATGAGATAAGCAAGTAACTTAAATCTAATAGATACATTAATTATCCTTTGTGATCTGTAGTCTGTATTTGAGTTTATTTCATTCTACATTTTACACCTGATATGTCTCAGAGTTTTATACggttgtgttttatgtgtttgtgcactaGATAAGTAAAAGTTGGATCACCAGTCTAAGTCATTTTTACAAAGGCAAACACAACAGCATGTTTCTTTATAAAATTTATTGTCACCAGTGCAGAATAATGGCAAAGTGCAGATGTTGCCCATCAGTGTGACAGTGCTTCACAGTTGGTTATATCATGACTTTGACTCAACCGCTAATAGTTCTCAGTGGATTTGGCTTTGAAATATATCTTCATCTTGGcaatgttaatttaatttactcATGGGGCTACAAATTGGATTTATCCAATAATTGTAAATAACGTTGGAACACAGCAAATCATGAGCTTAATAGAATCTTATCCTCTTTGCATTTTTCAGAAGagctctcttttgtttttggggAGGATGATCAATCCAGTACGATGGAGGGCTGCTCAACAAACTCTGGCTTAGCAGTTTAGCAAGCTCCtgttagaagaagaagaggaacaaGTGATGAGTCTAAGTGCAACATTCACTCTGAATAAAGAACATTAGTTAAAGTTCAAGATAAATTAATACAAGACTAATACTATTGGCAGTTTTTAATAATTGATACAACTTATGTAGCCAAGacactttttgtgtttctaactttaaagttaaataaaaatcaaaagcaCTCTGACAGTTTGTCTGTCTATTAAGCTGAATGTGAAAGACAAAGTACGTACCGGACTGCAGCACGGGCTGGAACTCTCCGGCCATGCagatttcctcctgtttctggcGGACGACTCTTTGGATGGCTGGGGGAAGGCCGCGGGGGTTGCGGGAGAAGACCAGGGAGTAGCCGTCCTCGCAGCTTCCATCCTCCTTCAGGGTGCGGCAGGCATAGGTGATGGCATAGTTGTCATAGTCTGTGTCAATGACCCAGTAGTTGTCACCTAGAAGAGCAGAGAGCAAGAGTTAAGTCTCAGTTTTGTGAGAGACAGGCCGAGAGAATGTGTGTATACAACGGAGGTGGCTTACCGCCGCTGGACAGGTAGCTGGCCAGCCCCTGGTAGTTCATGAACATCTTGCCGGGGTTGGTGGGGTCAGGCACTGAGTACTGAGCAGCCATGTCAGCACACACAACCCAGAATCTGGAtgtaaagaagaaaacaaagtcaCATTCCCATGTTTGCAAGTAGATATTTAACTATTTCACACTCAGACTGCTactaaaaacatttctaaacactCACCCAAAGAGAGTGACTCTGCCCCTGGATGAGGCGACCATGGAGCCATCGTCTCCAACAGTGTATTCAGCAGAGATGTTGTCCTGCAGGAACAAGCCCTCAGGGTCCTTCTTCTGCAGAGCGTACCACTTTCCTGCATACTGTCGGGGGCCAAAACAATCAGAGTTAATAAGGTACTTTTGATTTTCATGAGTAGAATATGGATGAGCACATAAACTGTACGGAgtcaaattagttttttgtcatGTGTGGACTACAGTCAGGGAGAATATAAGATCAGTTAATCATACCCCTGATTGTTGAGCAAAATACACACTATTTTTATGTATGCTGATGatgtttgtttatctgttggAGCCTGCTAGCTGTCCTAAACAGATACTGTTACTGTAACGTAATGTGAGTGAATTGAATCTTTAAGTTAATGTTAGTTGTTGACTCTAAATTCTACTATCCCTCTACGATTTATGAGTATTTTTAAAGACGTATTGTATTTCTGTACTCACTCTTTGGGGGTC comes from Pempheris klunzingeri isolate RE-2024b chromosome 7, fPemKlu1.hap1, whole genome shotgun sequence and encodes:
- the LOC139204288 gene encoding purpurin-like, with the protein product MDFQIFALAMLLLACVEQSLASCVVDSFTVKEDFDPQRYAGKWYALQKKDPEGLFLQDNISAEYTVGDDGSMVASSRGRVTLFGFWVVCADMAAQYSVPDPTNPGKMFMNYQGLASYLSSGGDNYWVIDTDYDNYAITYACRTLKEDGSCEDGYSLVFSRNPRGLPPAIQRVVRQKQEEICMAGEFQPVLQSE